In Acidimicrobiales bacterium, a single genomic region encodes these proteins:
- the nikC gene encoding nickel transporter permease, producing the protein MATRRAAVRSLLRDGTAVLGMAIVGLLTVGALLAPVIAPHDPDEVDVLRKFSSPSAKFPLGTDNLGRDVLSRLLFGGRISIGTCLVAGVLVGIIGTAVGLVAGYRGGVVDGVVGRAIDLLLAFPPFLLAMAMLGLLGPGLRNLTLVLVAVEWALYARIVRSAVLVERQQEYVDAAKASGASSLRVMARHVLPNIVAPIVVLVTLDMGIILLEVSGLSFLGLGVSPPTAEWGAMLSEGRTYLSQAPQMMLFPGLAIFLLVLGFNLVGDGLRDALDPHTRRTLRGGRRRGLLASRPSAPQARSGAATGPGPRPPAAPVIAGPAAPRPEAGHSVTGAPILSVRDLRVSFDTQDGVVRAVDGLSFDVHPDEVLGIVGESGSGKSVTALAVMALLPDSALVDGAVVFRGRDLTRLPEKERRQLRGSRLAIVSQDALAALNPVFTIGNQVAEAVTAHHSGLTNSARRNRAVELLDLVGIPNPSARVDQYPHEFSGGMRQRVMIAMAIANEPDVLIADEPTTALDVTVQAQVLEVLERIKQRTSSAIVLITHDLGVVAGMADRILVMYAGRPAETGAVDDIFSRPRHPYTMGLLASLPRLDGATEARRLHRIVGQPPSLIHVPAGCPFHPRCDHAELPDPCAVERPALEPVSPAGDGPGGEHLTACHLHRRLIGRAPGAGEGVRIAADRECRPEAGRPILEVEGLVQDFPVRTSVLRRVRSHIHAVSGVSFDLCRGETLALVGESGCGKTTTGRLVLRLLAPTAGTVRFDGEEIVGAPAGRIRSLRRRMQIVYQDPYGSLNPRMTVRAILAEPLRVHGAWRNGGAARVDEVMGLVGLSPEHLNRYPHEFSGGQRQRIGIARALVLEPDLLVLDEPVSALDVSIQAGILNLLDDIQDRLGLAYLFIAHDLSVVRHIADRVAIMYLGKVVETGTRAEVYDRPAHPYTQALLSAVPVPDPAVERRRRRIVLEGDVPSPAAPPSGCRFRTRCWKAQDLCATDEPPLVDHGQGHPVACHFAEAAPVI; encoded by the coding sequence ATGGCCACCCGCCGGGCCGCCGTGCGCTCGCTGTTGCGGGACGGCACGGCCGTCCTCGGGATGGCCATCGTCGGTCTCCTCACGGTGGGGGCGCTGCTGGCACCGGTGATCGCCCCGCACGACCCGGACGAGGTGGACGTGCTGCGCAAGTTCTCGTCCCCCTCGGCCAAGTTCCCCCTCGGGACGGACAACCTCGGCCGCGACGTGCTGTCCCGGCTGCTCTTCGGCGGCCGCATCTCCATCGGCACGTGCCTGGTGGCCGGGGTGCTCGTGGGCATCATCGGGACGGCCGTCGGGTTGGTGGCCGGGTACCGGGGCGGGGTCGTCGACGGCGTCGTCGGGCGGGCCATCGACCTGCTGCTCGCGTTCCCCCCCTTCCTGCTGGCCATGGCGATGCTCGGCCTGCTGGGGCCGGGCCTCCGCAACCTCACGCTGGTCCTGGTGGCGGTGGAATGGGCCCTCTACGCACGCATCGTTCGCAGCGCCGTGCTGGTCGAGCGGCAGCAGGAGTACGTCGACGCGGCCAAGGCGTCCGGTGCATCGTCGCTGCGGGTCATGGCTCGCCATGTGCTGCCGAACATCGTCGCTCCGATCGTCGTCCTCGTGACCCTCGACATGGGGATCATCCTGCTCGAGGTCTCGGGGCTGTCCTTCCTGGGACTGGGCGTGAGCCCACCCACGGCGGAGTGGGGCGCCATGCTCTCGGAGGGTCGCACCTACCTGAGCCAGGCGCCGCAGATGATGCTCTTCCCGGGCCTCGCCATCTTCCTGCTCGTCCTCGGGTTCAACCTGGTCGGCGACGGCCTGCGCGACGCGCTCGATCCCCACACCCGCCGCACGCTCCGCGGCGGCCGGCGCCGAGGGCTGCTCGCCTCCCGCCCGTCGGCTCCGCAGGCCCGTTCCGGGGCGGCGACCGGACCCGGGCCGCGCCCGCCCGCTGCGCCCGTCATTGCGGGGCCGGCTGCCCCCCGCCCGGAGGCCGGGCACTCGGTCACGGGCGCGCCGATCCTGTCGGTGCGCGACCTGCGCGTCTCCTTCGACACCCAGGACGGCGTCGTCCGGGCCGTCGACGGCCTGAGCTTCGACGTCCACCCCGACGAGGTGCTCGGGATCGTCGGCGAATCGGGGTCCGGCAAGAGCGTGACCGCCCTGGCCGTGATGGCGCTGCTGCCCGACAGCGCCCTCGTCGACGGAGCGGTGGTCTTCCGCGGCCGGGACCTGACCCGGCTGCCGGAGAAGGAGCGCCGGCAGCTTCGCGGCAGCCGGCTGGCCATCGTCTCCCAGGACGCGCTGGCCGCCCTGAACCCCGTCTTCACGATCGGCAACCAGGTGGCCGAGGCCGTCACCGCCCACCACTCGGGGCTGACCAACTCGGCCCGGCGGAACCGGGCCGTCGAACTGCTCGACCTGGTCGGCATCCCGAATCCCTCGGCGCGGGTCGACCAGTATCCGCACGAGTTCTCGGGAGGGATGCGGCAACGGGTCATGATCGCCATGGCGATCGCCAACGAGCCCGACGTGCTCATCGCCGACGAGCCCACCACCGCGCTCGACGTGACCGTCCAGGCCCAGGTCCTCGAGGTGCTGGAGCGGATCAAGCAGCGAACCAGCTCGGCGATCGTGCTGATCACCCACGACCTGGGCGTGGTGGCCGGTATGGCCGACCGGATCCTGGTGATGTACGCCGGACGGCCGGCGGAGACCGGAGCAGTCGACGACATCTTCTCCCGGCCGCGGCACCCCTACACCATGGGGCTCCTCGCTTCGCTGCCCCGGCTGGACGGCGCCACCGAGGCCCGGCGGCTCCACCGGATCGTCGGGCAGCCGCCGTCGCTCATCCACGTCCCGGCCGGCTGCCCCTTCCATCCCCGGTGCGACCACGCCGAGCTGCCGGACCCGTGCGCCGTCGAGCGGCCGGCCCTCGAGCCGGTCTCGCCGGCCGGCGACGGTCCCGGCGGCGAGCACCTGACGGCGTGCCATCTGCACCGCCGGCTCATCGGTCGCGCGCCGGGTGCCGGCGAGGGCGTTCGGATCGCCGCCGACAGGGAGTGCCGGCCGGAGGCCGGGCGCCCGATCCTCGAGGTCGAGGGACTCGTGCAGGACTTCCCCGTCCGCACCAGCGTGCTCAGGCGGGTGCGGTCGCACATCCATGCCGTGTCCGGCGTCAGCTTCGACCTCTGCCGAGGCGAGACCCTCGCCCTGGTCGGGGAGTCGGGGTGCGGCAAGACGACGACGGGTCGCCTGGTCCTCCGGCTGCTCGCTCCGACGGCGGGCACGGTGCGCTTCGACGGCGAGGAGATCGTCGGGGCCCCCGCCGGGCGGATCAGGTCCCTGCGGCGGCGGATGCAGATCGTCTACCAGGACCCGTACGGCTCGCTCAACCCGCGCATGACCGTGCGCGCCATCCTGGCCGAGCCTCTGCGGGTGCACGGGGCGTGGCGCAACGGCGGCGCCGCCAGGGTCGACGAGGTGATGGGGTTGGTCGGGTTGAGCCCGGAGCACCTCAACCGCTACCCCCACGAGTTCTCGGGCGGGCAGCGCCAGCGAATCGGGATCGCCCGTGCGCTCGTTCTCGAACCGGACCTCCTGGTGCTCGACGAGCCGGTCTCGGCCCTGGACGTGTCCATCCAGGCGGGGATCCTCAACCTCCTGGACGACATCCAGGACCGGCTGGGGCTGGCCTACCTGTTCATCGCCCACGACCTGTCGGTCGTCCGCCACATCGCCGACCGTGTCGCCATCATGTACCTGGGCAAGGTGGTCGAGACCGGTACACGGGCCGAGGTGTACGACCGTCCCGCCCACCCGTACACGCAGGCCCTGTTGTCGGCTGTCCCGGTGCCCGATCCGGCCGTGGAGCGGCGCCGGAGGAGGATCGTCCTCGAGGGCGACGTCCCCAGCCCGGCGGCCCCTCCCTCGGGCTGCCGCTTCCGGACCCGTTGCTGGAAGGCGCAGGATCTCTGCGCCACCGACGAACCCCCGCTGGTCGACCACGGCCAGGGCCATCCGGTGGCCTGCCACTTCGCCGAGGCCGCCCCGGTCATATGA
- the nikB gene encoding nickel ABC transporter permease: MFAFVVRRLLLVIPTVIGISLLTFVLSNLTPGDPAFAVASRRHGRPANHAEVVAVRHELGLDRPGVERYLNWAGGALRGDLGRSYSTQAPVRQELFRRVPHTLQLAVPAMLLAVLIAVPAGVLAAMRRNRPVDQVMRVLSLAGACMPSFWLALLLIILFSVRLHLLPVAGRGGLDHIVLPVVTLAMAPAAILARFTRSAMLEALGSRYVLTARAKGLHERRVVAKHALRNALVPVVTSFGVNFGILLAGATVIETIFVWPGVGSLLVGAIQQRDYPTVEAFVLYSGVLFAVLNLVVDVSYALIDPRIVAGSSA, translated from the coding sequence ATGTTCGCCTTCGTCGTACGGAGGCTCCTCCTGGTCATCCCCACGGTGATCGGGATCTCCCTGCTGACGTTCGTCCTGTCGAACCTCACGCCCGGCGACCCCGCGTTCGCCGTGGCGTCCCGCCGCCACGGCCGCCCGGCAAACCACGCCGAGGTGGTCGCCGTGCGCCACGAGCTGGGGCTCGACCGGCCCGGTGTGGAGCGCTACCTCAACTGGGCGGGCGGAGCTCTGCGGGGCGATCTCGGTCGCTCGTACTCGACCCAGGCGCCGGTCCGCCAGGAGCTGTTCCGCCGGGTCCCGCACACCCTCCAGCTGGCCGTGCCCGCCATGCTCCTGGCCGTGCTCATCGCCGTCCCGGCCGGCGTCCTTGCTGCCATGCGCCGCAACCGGCCGGTCGACCAGGTGATGCGAGTGCTGTCGTTGGCGGGAGCGTGCATGCCCAGCTTCTGGCTGGCGCTGCTCCTGATCATCCTGTTCTCCGTCCGGCTCCACCTGCTGCCGGTGGCGGGCCGGGGCGGCCTCGATCACATCGTCCTGCCCGTCGTGACGCTGGCCATGGCCCCCGCCGCCATCCTCGCCCGCTTCACCCGCTCCGCCATGCTCGAGGCCCTCGGCAGCAGGTACGTCCTGACCGCCCGCGCCAAGGGACTGCATGAGCGGCGGGTGGTGGCCAAGCACGCGCTGCGCAACGCCCTGGTGCCCGTGGTCACGTCCTTCGGCGTCAACTTCGGGATCCTCCTCGCCGGCGCCACCGTGATCGAGACGATCTTCGTCTGGCCCGGAGTGGGCAGCCTCCTGGTCGGGGCGATACAGCAACGCGACTACCCGACCGTCGAGGCCTTCGTCCTCTACTCCGGCGTGCTGTTCGCCGTCCTCAACCTCGTCGTCGACGTCAGCTACGCCCTCATCGACCCGCGCATCGTCGCCGGCAGCAGCGCTTGA
- a CDS encoding ABC transporter substrate-binding protein — MRRVHLPHRARAASVALALTLSLVAAACSDDDTTTSTGTTTTAAGAANASAELTVGFTEDQYVLEGPEANLGEYPLNANVIETLATMSPGYDVKPALAESWTFVAPNTWRFKLRQGVKFHDGTPLDAAAVKAGLFDRLAKMEGGSSLKAGPDSAVVVDPSTVDFTPTVANLRVPEQMVHPEYGVIAPGSDIGKKPVGTGPFRFVEYEPKERIVVERNPEYWGPKAKVAKITFRFYPDSSTRRLALESGEIDAAYEVPRDDVEGLKSKGFTIAKSSVGAYDALLVNQHGKPGFDILSDVAVRQAVALGIDRKKLVDNVLDGLATTDQTIVAPGSLQPYTSTVTGFSFDQAKAKSMLDAAGWVAGSDGIRSKGGKKLHLVLVSGFPAAEILRPIPTFVQSQLKEIGIDLAITERPDADSYGAVMDAGDGDLFLEQGNQNDANPGFLPILLFYTGPGSGDPFSYQKLFGPGGKFDQTLAPALTEANADTVRKIVADAMHEFIDVDVAAIPLAGVFRIYGLRKGIDGFVPHPAFLHVRWDNVSVAS; from the coding sequence ATGCGACGTGTTCATCTTCCCCACCGCGCCCGCGCCGCCAGCGTCGCCCTGGCGCTCACGCTGTCGCTCGTCGCCGCCGCGTGCAGCGACGACGACACGACGACGAGCACCGGTACGACGACGACTGCGGCAGGGGCGGCCAACGCGAGCGCCGAGCTGACCGTCGGCTTCACCGAGGACCAGTACGTGCTGGAGGGCCCCGAGGCCAACCTGGGCGAGTACCCGCTCAACGCCAACGTGATCGAGACCCTCGCCACCATGAGCCCCGGTTACGACGTGAAGCCGGCGCTGGCCGAGAGCTGGACGTTCGTCGCGCCCAACACCTGGCGCTTCAAGCTCCGCCAGGGCGTGAAGTTCCACGACGGCACGCCTCTGGACGCGGCGGCTGTGAAGGCCGGCCTGTTCGACCGGCTGGCCAAGATGGAGGGTGGCAGCTCGCTGAAGGCGGGCCCCGACTCGGCCGTCGTCGTGGACCCCTCGACCGTCGACTTCACGCCCACCGTGGCCAACCTCCGGGTCCCGGAGCAGATGGTCCACCCGGAGTACGGCGTCATCGCCCCCGGGTCCGACATCGGCAAGAAGCCGGTCGGGACAGGCCCGTTCCGCTTCGTCGAGTACGAGCCCAAGGAACGGATCGTCGTCGAGCGAAACCCCGAGTACTGGGGGCCCAAGGCCAAGGTCGCCAAGATCACGTTCCGCTTCTATCCGGATTCCAGCACTCGGCGCCTGGCCCTCGAGTCGGGTGAGATCGACGCCGCCTACGAGGTGCCACGCGACGACGTCGAGGGCCTCAAGTCCAAGGGCTTCACCATCGCCAAGAGCAGTGTCGGAGCCTACGACGCCCTGCTCGTCAACCAGCACGGGAAGCCGGGTTTCGACATCCTCTCCGACGTCGCGGTGCGCCAGGCCGTCGCCCTCGGGATCGACCGCAAGAAGCTGGTCGACAACGTGCTCGACGGACTGGCCACCACCGACCAGACCATCGTGGCCCCCGGCTCGTTGCAGCCGTACACGTCCACCGTCACCGGCTTCAGCTTCGACCAGGCCAAGGCCAAGTCGATGCTGGACGCCGCCGGGTGGGTGGCCGGAAGCGACGGGATTCGTTCGAAGGGCGGCAAGAAGCTGCACCTGGTCCTCGTCTCCGGGTTCCCGGCGGCCGAGATCCTCCGCCCGATCCCAACCTTCGTGCAGTCGCAGCTGAAGGAGATCGGCATCGACCTGGCCATCACCGAGCGGCCCGACGCCGACTCCTACGGCGCAGTCATGGACGCCGGCGACGGCGACCTCTTCCTCGAGCAGGGCAACCAGAACGACGCCAACCCCGGCTTCCTGCCCATCCTTCTCTTCTACACCGGCCCCGGTTCCGGTGACCCGTTCAGCTACCAGAAGCTGTTCGGCCCGGGAGGGAAGTTCGACCAGACGCTCGCCCCCGCCCTCACCGAGGCCAACGCCGACACGGTCCGCAAGATCGTGGCCGACGCCATGCACGAGTTCATCGACGTCGACGTGGCGGCCATACCGCTGGCCGGCGTCTTCCGGATCTACGGGCTGCGCAAGGGCATCGACGGCTTCGTGCCCCATCCGGCCTTCCTCCACGTCCGTTGGGACAACGTGAGCGTCGCGTCGTGA
- a CDS encoding ABC transporter substrate-binding protein, translated as MGTGQRHSVRLSFYCTTCLPGYHLPYLSAAANGLFAEIGLDVELLDPPGGGPDNIERVGAGGADFCLTSVTHYLTARARGGDIPARFAAVVVQRSPMAALVADGSPIATPADLAGCRLGGPLDSHLVADYQTSLDHLGIGRSQLVPMDYLDAWDALAEGRVDAVADYVDVLPRLRRMAGVAARAVPLGIEVYSSGLVAADRLSDDEVAEMCKAVVAALERQRLHPEEGMDALQRRYPDVDRSAALEGWALVEPNIFTDVPTGSMDADRWAATVEFVSAAQGLAPVPPESVYRPAFAGVPTP; from the coding sequence ATGGGAACCGGCCAGCGCCACAGTGTCCGCCTGTCCTTCTACTGCACGACCTGCCTCCCCGGCTATCACCTCCCCTACCTGTCAGCCGCCGCCAACGGCCTGTTCGCCGAGATCGGCCTCGACGTCGAGTTGCTGGATCCGCCGGGCGGCGGCCCTGACAACATCGAGCGGGTCGGCGCCGGTGGCGCCGACTTCTGCCTCACCAGCGTCACCCACTACCTGACCGCTCGGGCCCGGGGTGGCGACATCCCCGCCCGCTTCGCCGCCGTCGTCGTCCAGCGCAGCCCGATGGCGGCACTCGTCGCCGACGGCTCCCCGATCGCCACACCGGCCGACCTGGCCGGGTGCCGGTTGGGGGGACCGCTGGACAGCCACCTGGTGGCGGACTACCAGACGTCGCTCGACCACCTGGGGATCGGACGCTCCCAGCTGGTGCCCATGGACTACCTCGACGCCTGGGACGCGCTGGCCGAAGGAAGGGTCGACGCCGTCGCCGACTACGTCGACGTCCTCCCGAGGCTCCGACGGATGGCTGGTGTGGCGGCACGGGCCGTCCCGCTCGGGATCGAGGTGTACTCCAGCGGCCTGGTGGCGGCCGACCGGCTCAGCGACGACGAGGTGGCCGAGATGTGCAAGGCGGTCGTCGCCGCCCTCGAACGCCAGCGCCTCCACCCCGAGGAGGGGATGGATGCCCTCCAGCGGCGCTACCCCGACGTCGACCGGTCCGCCGCCCTCGAGGGCTGGGCGCTGGTCGAGCCGAACATCTTCACCGACGTGCCGACGGGCTCCATGGACGCCGACCGCTGGGCCGCCACCGTCGAGTTCGTATCGGCCGCCCAAGGCCTCGCGCCGGTGCCGCCCGAATCCGTGTACCGCCCGGCGTTCGCCGGCGTTCCCACCCCCTGA
- a CDS encoding alpha/beta fold hydrolase: MRDHEVTIAAQFDLAGVLCLPTPASSGPVPAVLLLGGTGADTRDGDLVLPGDERPDAAPAPGTLRRIAHHLAGSGIASLRWDRRGFGSSGGDPAESDYLTDLADAEACMRWLHGRPDVDPDRTGVAGHSAGALTACQMCRDVPGVAAAALLGALASPIEELIRWNLDLATQHWAELTPGEQTAVAERWPAVRLGQVGIDRLLDAARGGDDVAHLEGHGLSVTVRTARLRQDLSTSYADEFRHVTCPALVLHGGDDLNVRVEDALVGYTALRRAGNDDVELVVLPGLEHYFCPVAADPARRAAERLTMQALRRPMSRRALDVIARWAVRTLSVSPSAR, encoded by the coding sequence ATGCGCGATCACGAGGTGACCATCGCGGCGCAGTTCGACCTCGCCGGTGTGCTGTGCCTGCCCACGCCGGCCTCGTCGGGACCGGTTCCCGCCGTCCTCCTGCTCGGCGGGACCGGTGCCGACACCCGGGACGGCGACCTGGTCCTTCCCGGCGACGAGCGGCCCGACGCCGCCCCTGCACCGGGCACCCTCCGCCGGATCGCCCACCACCTGGCCGGCAGCGGCATCGCGTCGCTGCGCTGGGATCGGCGGGGGTTCGGCTCCTCCGGCGGCGACCCGGCCGAGTCGGACTACCTCACCGATCTGGCCGACGCCGAGGCCTGCATGCGGTGGCTGCACGGCCGGCCCGACGTCGACCCGGACCGGACCGGGGTCGCCGGCCACAGCGCCGGGGCCCTGACCGCATGCCAGATGTGCCGGGACGTCCCCGGGGTTGCGGCCGCTGCGTTGCTGGGCGCCCTGGCATCGCCGATCGAGGAGCTGATCCGCTGGAACCTCGACCTGGCGACGCAGCACTGGGCGGAACTCACGCCGGGCGAACAGACGGCGGTCGCCGAACGCTGGCCGGCGGTGCGACTGGGGCAGGTCGGCATCGACCGGCTGCTCGACGCGGCTCGCGGCGGAGACGACGTCGCCCACCTCGAAGGCCACGGCCTGTCCGTCACCGTGCGCACGGCCCGCCTGCGCCAGGACCTGTCGACCTCCTACGCCGACGAGTTCCGCCACGTGACCTGCCCGGCCCTGGTACTGCACGGCGGCGACGACCTCAACGTGCGGGTCGAGGACGCCCTGGTGGGCTACACGGCGCTGCGACGGGCGGGCAACGACGACGTGGAGCTCGTCGTGCTGCCCGGGCTGGAGCACTACTTCTGCCCCGTCGCCGCCGATCCCGCCCGACGCGCCGCCGAGCGCCTCACCATGCAGGCGCTCCGCCGTCCGATGTCACGCCGCGCGCTCGACGTCATCGCCCGATGGGCGGTGCGGACCCTGTCGGTCAGCCCTTCCGCTCGCTGA
- a CDS encoding zinc-dependent alcohol dehydrogenase family protein — protein MRGAILHGPGDVRLEQREDPQIVEPTDAILRLSATCICGSDLWPYRGIEAVDAPAPMGHEYVGMVEEVGSAVRTVAPGQFVVGSFFASDNTCEICRAGYQTACVHRQPAADGTQAEYARIALADGTLVATPEVPSADLIPSFLAASDVLGTGWFGAVAAEVEPGKTVAIVGDGAVGLLAVLAARHFGAERIIVMSRHEPRQNLALDFGATDIVEERGDEGVAAVKDLTDGLGAHSVIEAVGTRESMLQAIGATRAGGHVGYVGVTHGDLPGSRLFFSHVHLHGGPAPVRRFLPELIDLISTGTIDPGRVFDLTLPLDEVAEGYRAMDERRAIKTLLVL, from the coding sequence ATGCGAGGGGCAATCCTGCACGGACCGGGCGATGTCCGCCTCGAGCAGCGCGAGGATCCGCAGATCGTCGAACCGACGGACGCCATCCTCCGGCTCTCCGCCACGTGCATCTGCGGGTCGGACCTGTGGCCCTACCGGGGCATCGAAGCGGTCGACGCGCCGGCGCCGATGGGTCACGAATACGTGGGCATGGTGGAGGAGGTCGGCAGCGCCGTGCGCACCGTCGCACCCGGCCAGTTCGTGGTCGGCTCGTTCTTCGCGTCGGACAACACCTGTGAGATCTGCCGGGCCGGGTACCAGACGGCCTGCGTCCACCGCCAACCCGCTGCCGACGGCACCCAGGCCGAGTACGCGCGCATCGCGCTTGCCGACGGGACGCTCGTCGCCACCCCGGAGGTTCCGTCCGCCGACCTCATCCCGAGCTTCCTCGCCGCCTCCGACGTCCTCGGAACGGGGTGGTTCGGCGCCGTCGCCGCCGAGGTGGAGCCAGGCAAGACCGTGGCGATCGTGGGCGACGGAGCGGTCGGCCTGCTGGCGGTGCTCGCAGCCAGGCACTTCGGCGCCGAGCGGATCATCGTCATGAGCCGGCACGAGCCCCGCCAGAACCTCGCATTGGACTTCGGCGCCACCGACATCGTCGAGGAGCGCGGCGACGAGGGCGTGGCTGCGGTGAAGGACCTCACCGACGGTCTCGGCGCGCACTCCGTCATCGAGGCGGTCGGCACGCGCGAGTCGATGCTGCAGGCCATCGGTGCCACCCGCGCCGGAGGCCATGTGGGTTACGTCGGGGTCACCCACGGCGACCTGCCCGGCAGCCGGCTGTTCTTCAGCCATGTGCACCTTCACGGCGGTCCGGCACCGGTGCGGCGGTTCCTCCCCGAGCTCATCGACCTCATCTCGACGGGCACCATCGACCCGGGGAGGGTCTTCGACCTCACCCTCCCGCTCGACGAGGTGGCCGAGGGCTACCGAGCCATGGACGAGCGGCGCGCCATCAAGACGCTGCTCGTCCTGTGA
- a CDS encoding SRPBCC family protein, whose product MRNPALEPLGVLVGEWALTVTDAWFLESRDVRQRGRATVRWLGDSFLELDAELEGEQVWHFVFGRSDANEQLVALYHDPRPTSRLFQMTLAGSDWTLHREDPDFHQRFVASMGDDRIEGRWEASEDHGATWRKDFDLIFERTATTADGPRTPTRPGEGASDSASPAAAVLGSAGADGPGRRADTASRVIAVPPERVFAALVDREALAAWLPPEGMTATFEHFEPRPGGSYRLTLTYVDDSGARGKATADSDIVEARYLEIEPGARVVQAVDFLTDDPAFAGTMTMTWRVTAVDEGTRVDIVAEDVPDGISAEDHAAGLASTLANLAGYVER is encoded by the coding sequence GTGCGCAATCCAGCCCTGGAGCCCCTCGGCGTGCTGGTCGGTGAATGGGCGCTCACGGTCACCGACGCCTGGTTCCTGGAGTCCCGTGACGTGCGCCAGCGGGGCCGAGCGACGGTCCGCTGGCTGGGCGACTCCTTCCTCGAACTGGACGCCGAGTTGGAGGGCGAGCAGGTGTGGCACTTCGTGTTCGGCCGCAGCGACGCCAACGAGCAGCTGGTCGCGCTGTACCACGACCCGCGGCCCACCTCACGGCTGTTCCAGATGACCTTGGCGGGGAGCGACTGGACCCTGCATCGTGAGGATCCCGACTTCCACCAGCGCTTCGTGGCCAGCATGGGCGACGATCGCATCGAGGGGCGGTGGGAGGCCTCCGAGGACCACGGCGCCACCTGGCGCAAGGACTTCGATCTGATCTTCGAGCGGACGGCCACGACGGCGGACGGTCCCCGCACACCGACACGACCCGGCGAAGGAGCCTCCGACTCCGCCTCCCCGGCGGCGGCGGTGCTCGGCTCCGCCGGTGCCGATGGTCCGGGGCGGCGCGCCGACACCGCGTCGAGGGTGATCGCGGTGCCGCCCGAGCGGGTGTTCGCCGCACTCGTCGATCGCGAGGCACTTGCGGCGTGGCTGCCTCCCGAGGGGATGACGGCGACGTTCGAGCACTTCGAACCGCGTCCCGGAGGGTCCTACCGTCTGACGCTGACCTACGTCGACGACTCTGGTGCGCGGGGGAAGGCGACGGCGGATTCCGACATCGTCGAAGCCCGATACCTCGAGATCGAGCCTGGCGCACGCGTCGTCCAGGCCGTGGACTTCCTCACCGACGACCCCGCCTTCGCCGGCACGATGACCATGACATGGCGGGTCACTGCCGTCGACGAGGGCACGCGCGTCGACATCGTCGCCGAGGACGTTCCCGACGGGATCTCGGCCGAGGACCACGCCGCGGGGCTGGCCTCGACCCTGGCCAATCTGGCCGGCTACGTCGAGCGGTAG
- a CDS encoding TfoX/Sxy family protein, which yields MAYDEDLAHRIRELIGSERGVAEQKMFGGLAFLIGGNMAVAASGQGGLMVRVDPTEGETLIATTTARPMEMRGRSMSGWLRVDADDVRTKRQLGKWVEIGVGYARSLPTKG from the coding sequence ATGGCGTACGACGAGGACCTGGCGCACCGGATTCGCGAGCTCATCGGCTCAGAACGGGGCGTCGCCGAGCAGAAGATGTTCGGCGGCCTCGCCTTCCTGATCGGCGGCAACATGGCCGTCGCCGCCAGCGGCCAGGGCGGGCTGATGGTGCGGGTGGATCCCACCGAGGGCGAGACCCTCATCGCCACGACGACGGCTCGCCCGATGGAGATGCGGGGGCGGTCGATGAGCGGGTGGTTGCGAGTGGACGCGGACGACGTCCGAACGAAGCGCCAGCTTGGGAAATGGGTCGAGATCGGAGTTGGGTACGCGCGCAGCCTGCCGACCAAGGGGTGA